The Rhodopirellula bahusiensis genome window below encodes:
- a CDS encoding replication initiator protein A has translation MNDESLANRTTLLPDRHPVKDFFICDIVDAAPKGDMAGLEHPVFSLSTKPDKRLRRYEHNGNWIEIRPGSDGLATVFDRDILVFCISQLIAGMNEGREVAQAVRFQGVELLTATNRMTTGRGYDLLKGALERLAGTRISTNIMTGDKEITKGFGLIESFEIVRETRDGRMQEIEVKLSDWVFEAVKAKEVLTLHRDYFRLRKPIERRLYELARKHCGRKQEWRIGLELLKKKCGSTSKLWEFKRLIRKVVEDDERSDHMPDYSVRLEEGANGHDLVVFRSRGTVPSANEPSNDAVGPLQPDTYHAARLEAPGWDVYELERTWRDWMAMSDAPPPKRPDAAFVGFCKKWYTRRSRP, from the coding sequence ATGAACGACGAATCGCTTGCCAACCGAACAACGCTACTGCCGGACCGGCATCCGGTCAAAGACTTTTTCATCTGCGATATCGTTGATGCGGCACCCAAAGGTGACATGGCCGGTTTGGAACATCCGGTCTTCAGTCTTTCGACCAAGCCGGATAAGCGGCTACGTCGTTATGAGCACAACGGCAATTGGATCGAGATCCGCCCCGGCAGCGATGGCTTAGCGACCGTCTTCGATCGGGACATCCTTGTGTTTTGTATCAGTCAGCTGATCGCCGGAATGAACGAGGGCAGGGAGGTCGCACAAGCGGTTCGGTTTCAGGGTGTTGAGCTATTGACCGCAACGAACCGCATGACGACCGGACGCGGTTATGATCTCTTGAAGGGCGCACTCGAACGTTTGGCCGGAACCCGTATTTCGACGAACATCATGACTGGGGATAAGGAAATCACCAAGGGTTTCGGATTGATCGAAAGCTTTGAGATCGTTCGAGAAACACGCGATGGACGAATGCAGGAAATCGAGGTCAAGTTGAGCGACTGGGTATTTGAAGCGGTTAAAGCCAAAGAAGTGCTCACGCTTCATCGCGATTACTTCAGGCTAAGAAAGCCAATCGAACGCCGGCTCTATGAATTGGCAAGAAAGCATTGCGGCCGCAAGCAAGAATGGCGGATTGGTCTTGAGCTGTTGAAAAAGAAATGCGGATCAACCAGCAAGCTTTGGGAATTCAAGCGATTGATCCGAAAGGTGGTTGAAGACGATGAACGCTCCGATCATATGCCGGATTATTCGGTGCGTCTGGAGGAGGGAGCAAACGGTCATGATCTGGTTGTCTTTCGCAGCAGGGGCACCGTTCCATCAGCGAATGAACCATCGAATGACGCCGTTGGCCCGCTGCAACCCGACACCTACCACGCGGCCCGATTGGAAGCTCCCGGCTGGGACGTTTATGAACTTGAGCGAACGTGGCGGGACTGGATGGCGATGTCGGATGCCCCGCC
- a CDS encoding phosphoglycerate kinase, producing the protein MGLDQYALITTETIDQEVDFKIPENACEIHYWRKHPNLHGWMQDLYYDKNGTKEFNCTPVVLNADDLDRLEAAIKANELPDTCGFFFGTTVGDEKDDDLKFIKTARQAIADGYTVFYDSWW; encoded by the coding sequence ATGGGACTCGATCAATATGCACTTATCACCACCGAAACAATCGATCAGGAGGTCGATTTCAAAATTCCCGAGAACGCTTGTGAAATTCACTATTGGCGAAAACATCCGAACCTTCATGGATGGATGCAGGATCTTTACTACGACAAAAACGGAACCAAAGAGTTCAATTGCACACCGGTCGTTCTGAACGCGGATGATCTCGATCGACTGGAAGCTGCAATCAAAGCGAATGAGCTGCCCGATACTTGCGGATTCTTCTTTGGAACCACCGTCGGTGATGAAAAAGACGATGACTTGAAGTTCATCAAAACGGCCCGTCAAGCAATCGCTGATGGCTACACGGTGTTCTATGACTCGTGGTGGTAA
- a CDS encoding DUF3991 and TOPRIM domain-containing protein codes for MIDRKAELDQFKRINLAEYASSRGFVMDRRASSRHSMVMRHPRGDKLIISRDASGLYYYFNAKGSDSGTIIDLVGSLDGSNLGEIRKTLRAYGGSQLANAPTPTLPFVVEPATHDAAGVLKAWMEMKDATAGHSYLTEHRGISAEVQTHPIFSGRIRIDRRGNAAFPHFGPGNTGLCGFELKNGNANGTTFTGFSPGGLKALHCSRPRDTDREAVICETAIDMLSLATLEGTERRRFFSTAGQISPLQAECLRSAANRMPRGSRVVIATDNDDGGIALASKIEEALRPVDIPIVRHMPPTSGDWNDVLLQKRDCSGTEIRFG; via the coding sequence ATGATCGATCGAAAAGCGGAACTGGACCAATTCAAACGCATCAATCTTGCCGAATACGCGTCGTCGCGAGGCTTTGTGATGGATCGTCGCGCCAGTTCGCGGCACAGTATGGTCATGCGGCACCCACGCGGTGACAAACTCATCATCAGCCGCGACGCATCGGGGCTCTATTACTATTTCAACGCCAAAGGGTCCGACAGCGGGACCATCATCGATCTTGTCGGTTCGCTGGATGGATCAAATCTGGGGGAAATCCGCAAAACGTTGCGGGCTTACGGTGGCTCCCAGCTGGCCAACGCCCCTACTCCCACCTTGCCTTTTGTCGTTGAACCGGCCACCCACGACGCGGCCGGCGTTTTGAAAGCCTGGATGGAGATGAAAGACGCAACCGCAGGCCATTCTTACCTGACAGAACATCGTGGCATTTCTGCTGAAGTCCAAACACACCCCATCTTTTCGGGACGCATTCGCATTGATCGTCGCGGCAATGCTGCTTTCCCACACTTTGGTCCAGGCAATACCGGACTTTGCGGGTTCGAGCTCAAGAACGGAAACGCCAACGGGACGACCTTCACCGGATTCTCTCCCGGAGGATTGAAGGCCCTGCACTGTTCCCGCCCCCGCGACACGGATCGCGAAGCCGTCATCTGCGAAACCGCAATCGATATGCTCAGTCTGGCAACGCTCGAGGGCACCGAAAGACGCCGTTTCTTCAGCACCGCCGGTCAAATCAGTCCACTGCAAGCCGAGTGTCTTCGTTCGGCTGCGAACCGTATGCCGCGGGGTTCCCGCGTGGTGATTGCGACCGATAACGATGATGGTGGGATTGCATTGGCGTCAAAGATTGAAGAAGCACTCCGGCCGGTGGATATCCCTATTGTTCGGCACATGCCGCCAACATCCGGTGACTGGAACGACGTGCTTCTGCAAAAACGTGATTGCAGCGGCACGGAGATACGCTTCGGCTGA
- a CDS encoding DUF6876 family protein, producing the protein MTTETQTNHSLGDGKTDHQLKTELAQFFGDLIRYKHPLNRQVIYTPGVRHLAEKGKAYWLIDAIASWIGSEPFQQAAAEDYRINAMHFWKFERNQGKPSILYAKADSPEEAFITQKIEYTDFPLPEISIWAGFDGEHWVLYLPSEH; encoded by the coding sequence ATGACAACCGAAACTCAAACCAACCACTCATTGGGCGATGGGAAAACAGATCACCAACTCAAGACCGAACTGGCCCAGTTTTTCGGCGATTTGATCCGCTACAAACATCCGCTCAACCGCCAAGTGATCTACACCCCCGGTGTCAGACATCTGGCAGAAAAGGGCAAAGCGTACTGGCTGATCGATGCCATCGCATCGTGGATCGGAAGCGAGCCATTCCAGCAAGCCGCCGCCGAAGACTACCGCATCAATGCAATGCACTTCTGGAAGTTTGAACGCAACCAGGGCAAACCCTCGATCCTCTACGCCAAGGCGGACAGCCCGGAAGAAGCGTTCATCACTCAGAAGATCGAGTACACCGACTTTCCACTTCCTGAGATCAGCATTTGGGCCGGTTTCGACGGCGAGCACTGGGTGCTGTACCTGCCAAGCGAACATTAA
- a CDS encoding ArdC family protein gives MTQRTKRKSKRDIYQEVTDKIIGHLEQGTAPWRNPIRRGIGDGWPKNLDSGKRYRGINVFLLGLTSWERGYSSDFWMTFKQASAAGGQVRKGEKGSLVTFWKMYVTKDRETGLDVEIPMLKHYTAFNLDQIDGIEAPDAPEPLSDNNPFEPIKAAERIVEGYISKPTIAHDGGGRAFYRPSTDTIHMPEQGRFENPESYYSTLFHEIAHSTGHSKRLDRGLDTKLAPFGSNDYSKEELVAEMGAAFLSASAGISPPTIEQSASYLQSWINVLRGDKRLVVTAAASAQKAADLVLGTTFETASTPTQKIAASQPRIDDSKQPVDKPADPTPTQLDLF, from the coding sequence ATGACACAACGAACCAAACGCAAATCAAAACGCGACATTTATCAAGAGGTGACTGACAAGATCATCGGACATCTCGAACAAGGCACCGCACCATGGAGAAACCCGATCCGCCGCGGAATCGGAGACGGCTGGCCGAAGAATCTCGACAGCGGTAAACGCTATCGCGGTATCAACGTCTTTCTGCTCGGCCTGACCAGCTGGGAACGCGGCTACTCATCCGACTTCTGGATGACCTTCAAACAAGCTTCTGCTGCAGGCGGTCAAGTTCGCAAGGGCGAGAAGGGATCACTGGTGACGTTTTGGAAGATGTACGTAACGAAGGATCGCGAGACCGGACTGGATGTCGAAATCCCGATGCTGAAACACTACACCGCATTCAACCTCGATCAGATTGATGGCATCGAAGCACCGGATGCTCCTGAACCGCTCTCCGATAACAATCCCTTTGAGCCGATCAAAGCTGCGGAGCGGATCGTCGAGGGATACATCAGCAAACCGACGATTGCACATGACGGAGGAGGGCGGGCATTCTATCGCCCTTCAACGGACACCATTCACATGCCCGAGCAAGGGCGTTTTGAAAATCCTGAGAGCTACTATTCGACTTTGTTCCATGAGATCGCGCATTCGACGGGGCATTCGAAGCGACTGGATCGAGGGCTTGATACGAAGCTTGCACCCTTTGGCAGTAACGATTATTCGAAGGAAGAACTTGTTGCCGAGATGGGGGCCGCGTTTCTCAGTGCATCGGCCGGAATCAGTCCGCCGACGATCGAGCAATCGGCGTCCTATCTGCAAAGCTGGATCAACGTCCTTCGCGGCGATAAGCGATTGGTGGTCACTGCCGCCGCATCCGCTCAAAAAGCCGCCGATCTGGTTCTCGGAACGACGTTTGAAACCGCATCCACGCCGACACAGAAAATCGCAGCGTCGCAACCGCGTATCGACGATTCGAAGCAACCCGTCGACAAGCCAGCCGATCCGACTCCAACCCAACTGGATCTGTTCTAG
- a CDS encoding N-6 DNA methylase has protein sequence MAKEFFTLPASKTLVELFDQTARQTGHARGRVFTDFLTVSKCALAGQTMEAEYHATIEQGYTDGPKGKRGIDTLAQGFAMLVNAMEETKADVLGDIFQGAITYGENGQFFTPDSVCDLMASMTVPTERTDEPKSVCDPACGSGRQLLAVAKYQPHWELIGQDIDHRAVMMTAINLGLNGLRGWAVHQNTLTLEVHRVYKIGFNLAGGVIADVPVEKSPFDVNAMTSADDPIGQTPTSGLTINDTTSREHDGTASQLDLF, from the coding sequence ATGGCAAAAGAATTTTTCACGCTACCGGCGAGCAAGACACTCGTCGAACTTTTCGATCAAACCGCTCGGCAAACCGGGCACGCGAGAGGCCGGGTTTTCACCGACTTCCTTACCGTCAGCAAATGTGCCTTGGCAGGCCAGACGATGGAGGCCGAGTATCATGCGACCATCGAGCAGGGCTACACCGACGGCCCGAAAGGCAAACGCGGCATCGACACGCTTGCCCAAGGCTTTGCGATGCTGGTAAACGCCATGGAAGAGACCAAAGCCGACGTGCTGGGCGACATCTTTCAAGGTGCGATCACCTACGGAGAGAACGGCCAGTTTTTCACACCCGACAGTGTTTGTGATTTGATGGCGTCGATGACGGTGCCGACCGAGCGGACCGATGAGCCCAAGTCCGTCTGCGACCCTGCCTGCGGATCGGGCCGACAATTGTTGGCCGTCGCCAAGTATCAACCACACTGGGAATTGATCGGTCAGGATATCGACCACCGCGCCGTGATGATGACGGCAATCAACCTCGGCTTGAACGGACTACGCGGCTGGGCCGTGCATCAGAACACGCTGACCCTTGAAGTGCACCGCGTTTACAAGATCGGCTTCAACTTGGCCGGCGGCGTCATCGCGGATGTGCCCGTCGAGAAATCGCCTTTTGATGTGAACGCGATGACCAGTGCCGACGATCCAATCGGTCAAACGCCAACGAGCGGACTCACCATCAATGACACGACGAGTCGTGAACACGATGGCACGGCGTCACAGCTTGATCTCTTCTAG
- the mobF gene encoding MobF family relaxase has translation MLIATQSRNTASTSRYFDEVLTQGDYYLGQEINGRWQGKGAALLGVGHDSDVTKDQFDALLQGKHPITGEPLTQRNRKDRRPGMDLTFSVPKSVSLAWAINEDERLIDALRETVAETMAKDVEPLMHRRVRSGKHSSSEQKAATGKLIYADFLHKTSRPVDGVTDPHLHVHAFVINWTEDHGTHYAGQMEEIVRQRASLQAKFESRLARKLRDELGYGVRNTRFVQSGRVKAGWEIDGLKRETIDKFSRRTAQVEKHASEKGIRDAAKKATLGATTREKKDKGTSVDRLRDEWQSRLTAEERAAFANLLTPSASDQNGEDAASHSLQYALDHHLYRQSTTERHQIIGTALEHALTVSPEEMERAMDRMDVLRKTIDHDGADRHFITTQEVLNAERHMIAYARDARGTRQAIGSKDYEFQREWLNDQQKAAVRDVLVSHDGVVAVTGGAGTGKSSLMQEAGDAIEHYGKTLFTFTPSTGAKEVLQEKGFDRTQTVEHLIRNDKMHADLRGQVIWIDEAGLLDVRSMNAVFSIAKQQNARVVLSGDTKQHASPRRGEALRLLEHEAGLKIARVEAIQRQRGEYKKAIELISKGNEIDPATNQPSLLAGFDMLDRMGKIHEIDPETKNDRLASDYLELADRGQSTLVVAPTHHEAAEVTEKIRGSLRERGQLEESGCSLLRLQSLNLTEAQKREASTYAEQEGVIVQFHQNVPGGIQRGSRYRVAGAIGNEIRIKSLDDGSVKQLPRKMADRFEVYRETEVELAVGDKVRLTLGGTSHDGRRLSNGRLDEVKGFDADGNVKLKSGFTLPKDYGHLDLGYVITSHASQGKDRDVAIAAMGSDSLAAINYRQFYVTASRGSKDVRLFVDDKAKVRRAIARSGEQMSATELIKKPDAATKTTQQRETSIERQQQRKRALSVYRDRVQAWWQERRQQREPRQHANEPTLSQRSAAFFFPTQTPEQQP, from the coding sequence ATGTTGATCGCCACGCAATCCCGAAACACCGCATCCACCAGTCGCTACTTCGACGAAGTATTGACGCAGGGTGACTACTACCTCGGTCAAGAAATCAACGGGCGTTGGCAGGGCAAAGGAGCTGCTTTGTTAGGGGTGGGTCATGACAGTGATGTTACAAAGGATCAGTTCGACGCCCTACTCCAAGGCAAGCATCCAATCACCGGTGAACCGCTGACGCAGCGAAACCGAAAAGACCGCCGGCCGGGGATGGATCTGACGTTTTCAGTTCCAAAATCCGTATCGCTGGCCTGGGCCATCAACGAAGACGAACGTCTGATCGATGCCCTGCGTGAAACGGTCGCCGAAACGATGGCGAAGGATGTGGAGCCACTGATGCATCGCCGTGTACGCAGCGGAAAGCACAGCAGCAGCGAACAAAAAGCGGCAACGGGCAAATTGATCTACGCCGATTTCTTGCACAAAACGTCCAGGCCGGTAGACGGTGTCACTGATCCGCATCTGCACGTCCACGCCTTCGTCATCAACTGGACGGAGGACCACGGAACGCACTATGCCGGCCAGATGGAAGAAATTGTTCGCCAGCGGGCGAGCTTGCAAGCTAAGTTCGAATCGCGGCTGGCCCGAAAGCTTCGCGATGAGCTCGGTTACGGTGTTCGAAACACGCGCTTTGTTCAATCCGGCCGCGTCAAAGCGGGCTGGGAGATCGACGGACTGAAACGAGAAACGATTGACAAGTTCAGTCGCCGAACCGCCCAGGTCGAAAAGCACGCCAGCGAAAAAGGGATTCGCGATGCCGCGAAGAAGGCGACACTCGGAGCAACAACGCGGGAGAAAAAGGACAAGGGTACATCGGTTGATCGATTGCGGGACGAATGGCAATCGCGATTGACCGCCGAAGAGCGTGCTGCCTTTGCGAATCTATTGACCCCTTCCGCAAGCGACCAGAACGGCGAAGATGCTGCAAGCCATTCGTTGCAATACGCCCTGGACCATCATCTGTATCGGCAATCGACAACCGAGCGTCATCAAATCATCGGCACGGCCCTCGAACATGCTCTGACCGTCTCGCCGGAAGAGATGGAACGGGCAATGGATCGCATGGACGTGCTGCGAAAAACGATTGACCACGACGGTGCCGACCGGCATTTCATTACGACGCAGGAAGTGCTCAATGCCGAGCGGCACATGATCGCGTACGCTCGCGACGCGCGCGGAACGCGGCAAGCAATCGGAAGCAAGGACTATGAATTTCAGCGCGAGTGGCTGAACGATCAGCAAAAGGCAGCCGTGCGAGATGTCTTGGTGTCGCATGACGGCGTTGTCGCGGTAACCGGAGGCGCTGGCACGGGAAAGTCGTCACTGATGCAAGAAGCCGGCGATGCGATCGAGCACTACGGCAAAACGCTTTTCACCTTCACGCCAAGCACCGGTGCAAAAGAAGTGCTGCAGGAAAAGGGCTTCGACCGAACACAAACTGTCGAGCATTTGATCCGCAACGACAAAATGCACGCCGATCTTCGCGGCCAAGTCATTTGGATCGACGAAGCCGGACTGCTCGACGTCCGATCCATGAATGCGGTGTTCTCGATCGCAAAGCAGCAAAATGCCCGGGTTGTTCTTTCTGGTGATACGAAACAACACGCCTCCCCTCGTCGCGGCGAAGCCTTGCGATTACTGGAACACGAAGCGGGATTGAAGATTGCCCGCGTCGAAGCGATTCAGCGACAACGCGGTGAGTACAAGAAGGCCATCGAGCTGATCAGCAAAGGAAACGAGATCGATCCGGCGACGAATCAACCGAGCCTGCTCGCCGGCTTCGACATGCTCGATCGCATGGGCAAGATCCACGAGATTGATCCCGAAACCAAGAATGACCGATTGGCATCCGACTATCTGGAACTGGCCGATCGTGGCCAATCCACTTTGGTGGTCGCGCCGACGCATCACGAAGCCGCCGAGGTGACGGAAAAAATTCGAGGCTCGCTCCGCGAGCGGGGGCAATTGGAAGAAAGCGGTTGTTCCCTCCTCCGACTGCAATCGCTCAATCTGACGGAGGCTCAGAAACGAGAAGCTTCAACCTACGCTGAGCAAGAAGGTGTAATCGTTCAGTTTCATCAAAACGTCCCCGGCGGCATACAGCGCGGATCACGATATCGCGTCGCAGGGGCAATTGGAAATGAAATTCGGATCAAGTCGCTCGATGACGGCAGCGTAAAGCAACTCCCGCGAAAGATGGCGGATCGGTTCGAGGTTTATCGCGAGACGGAAGTCGAGCTGGCCGTTGGCGACAAGGTTCGCCTGACTCTGGGCGGAACCAGCCACGACGGACGCCGATTGAGCAACGGACGGCTCGACGAGGTAAAGGGCTTTGACGCTGACGGCAACGTCAAGCTGAAGAGCGGCTTTACTCTGCCCAAAGACTACGGGCACTTGGATCTTGGCTACGTCATCACGAGCCACGCCAGCCAGGGCAAAGACCGCGACGTCGCCATCGCCGCGATGGGATCAGACTCGCTCGCGGCAATCAACTACCGGCAGTTCTATGTCACGGCGTCACGCGGCAGCAAAGACGTGCGGCTATTTGTTGATGACAAGGCGAAAGTCCGAAGAGCCATTGCCCGCAGCGGCGAACAAATGTCGGCGACGGAACTGATCAAAAAGCCGGATGCTGCAACTAAAACGACGCAGCAAAGAGAAACGTCGATCGAACGCCAACAACAGCGCAAGCGGGCGTTGTCCGTATATCGCGACCGCGTGCAAGCCTGGTGGCAAGAACGTCGCCAGCAGCGAGAACCGAGGCAGCATGCCAATGAACCGACCCTATCCCAGCGATCCGCAGCTTTCTTCTTTCCTACACAAACTCCCGAGCAACAACCGTGA
- a CDS encoding DUF6088 family protein — MAQGVQEKVLAKIRRQGRSWAFSHVDFAGAGSRDAIDKAMERLQREETIRRVIRGIYDFPAFSKMLDRTLGPDIYQVSQALARKFGWRIQPDGASALNLMRVSTQVPAQYVFQSDGPTRTYEIGTTEVRFIHKAIKEMNFECDETAVITHGLKSLGSEHVDDRTIQKIRRWLPEDRRKKVLHDSRRVTGWVHEAIRRISEEGTGG, encoded by the coding sequence ATGGCCCAAGGTGTTCAAGAGAAGGTACTTGCGAAAATTCGCCGCCAAGGACGAAGCTGGGCATTTTCGCATGTGGATTTTGCCGGTGCCGGAAGCCGCGATGCGATCGATAAGGCAATGGAACGCCTTCAGCGGGAGGAAACCATCCGTCGCGTAATCCGAGGAATCTATGACTTTCCTGCTTTCTCGAAGATGCTGGACAGAACTCTTGGACCGGACATCTATCAGGTATCGCAAGCACTTGCCCGGAAGTTTGGCTGGCGAATTCAACCCGATGGGGCATCCGCACTGAATCTGATGCGAGTATCGACTCAGGTTCCCGCTCAATACGTTTTTCAGTCCGATGGTCCGACCCGAACCTACGAAATCGGCACCACCGAAGTCCGGTTCATCCACAAGGCGATCAAGGAAATGAACTTTGAATGTGACGAAACAGCCGTGATTACCCACGGCCTGAAGTCACTCGGATCGGAACATGTGGACGATCGTACGATTCAAAAGATTAGACGTTGGCTGCCGGAGGATCGCAGGAAGAAGGTGTTGCACGACAGTCGTCGTGTAACCGGATGGGTTCACGAAGCGATTCGACGAATCAGCGAGGAGGGGACTGGTGGATAA
- a CDS encoding type I restriction-modification system subunit M: MERPSTNQTNLSSFIWSVADLLRGDYKQSEYGRVILPFTVLRRLDCVLEDTKAAVLKEKEKREAAGLNPEPFLLKKAGLLFYNTSPLDFKTLMGDQDNIAENLFSYIQAFSPEVRDLFECFDFHVQLERLAKADLLYLVAEKFAGIDLHPSVVTNEQMGTVFEELIRKFAEISNETAGEHFTPREVIRLMVNLLFIEDDDALTKPGIVRSLYDPTAGTGGMLSVAQEHLAEQNPDARLVMYGQELNGESYAICKADMLIKGQDISQIIHGNTLSDDGLPGKQFDYMLSNPPFGVEWKKIQKAIKDEHTKEGFNGRFGPGLPRVSDGSLLFLMHLISKMRPTKDGGSRFGIVLNGSPLFTGNAGSGESEIRRYVLENDFLEAIIGLPTDMFYNTGISTYIWIVTNRKPKHRQGKVQLIDASGMWQKMRKSLGSKRKELSDDHIAEITQLFGEAKDVTVDPETGKPLSQKALASGSVGTPISRIFKTTDFGYQTITVERPLMKKNGEPQLETKGKRKGLPKPDSKLRDTEEVPLGEDIHEYFAREVKPHVPDAWIDEDKTKIGYEIPFNRHFYVFKPPRELDEIDAELKGVTDRIVAMIGELSQ; encoded by the coding sequence ATGGAACGACCCAGTACCAACCAAACCAACCTTTCGTCGTTCATCTGGTCGGTGGCCGACTTGCTTAGGGGAGATTACAAGCAATCCGAATACGGTCGCGTGATTTTGCCGTTCACGGTTCTGCGACGACTGGACTGTGTTCTGGAGGATACGAAGGCGGCGGTCCTCAAAGAGAAAGAGAAACGCGAAGCTGCCGGTTTGAACCCCGAGCCGTTCTTGCTCAAGAAAGCCGGATTGTTGTTCTACAACACCTCGCCGCTCGACTTCAAAACACTGATGGGCGATCAGGACAACATCGCCGAAAACTTGTTCAGCTACATCCAGGCGTTCTCACCCGAAGTCCGCGACCTCTTTGAGTGTTTCGATTTCCACGTTCAGCTCGAACGATTGGCCAAGGCCGATCTGCTGTACCTGGTCGCCGAGAAGTTCGCCGGCATCGACTTGCATCCCAGCGTTGTCACCAATGAACAGATGGGGACGGTGTTCGAGGAGTTGATCCGCAAGTTTGCGGAAATCAGCAATGAGACGGCCGGGGAACACTTCACGCCCCGCGAAGTCATCCGGTTGATGGTCAATCTGTTGTTCATCGAAGACGACGACGCATTGACCAAGCCCGGCATCGTCCGATCACTCTATGACCCTACCGCCGGAACCGGCGGCATGTTGTCCGTCGCCCAAGAGCACCTTGCCGAACAGAACCCAGATGCGCGACTGGTGATGTACGGTCAGGAGCTCAATGGCGAGTCCTACGCGATCTGCAAAGCCGACATGCTGATCAAAGGCCAAGACATCAGCCAGATCATTCACGGCAACACGCTGTCCGACGATGGTCTGCCGGGCAAACAGTTCGACTACATGCTTTCCAATCCGCCCTTTGGTGTCGAATGGAAAAAAATTCAGAAGGCAATCAAGGACGAACACACCAAAGAGGGTTTCAATGGTCGCTTCGGTCCGGGACTGCCACGCGTCAGTGACGGATCGCTGCTGTTCCTGATGCACCTGATTTCCAAGATGCGTCCGACCAAGGATGGCGGCAGCCGCTTTGGGATCGTCTTGAACGGATCACCCCTGTTCACCGGCAATGCGGGAAGCGGCGAAAGTGAGATCCGCCGTTACGTGCTGGAAAACGATTTTCTGGAAGCGATCATCGGCCTGCCGACCGACATGTTTTACAACACCGGCATCAGCACTTACATCTGGATCGTGACCAATCGCAAGCCCAAGCATCGCCAAGGCAAAGTGCAATTGATCGACGCGAGCGGCATGTGGCAAAAGATGCGAAAGAGTCTCGGCAGCAAACGCAAAGAACTCAGCGACGATCACATTGCCGAGATCACACAGCTTTTCGGCGAAGCGAAAGACGTCACCGTCGATCCGGAAACCGGCAAGCCCCTTAGCCAGAAGGCGTTAGCCTCTGGTTCGGTCGGCACTCCCATCAGCCGCATCTTCAAAACCACCGACTTTGGCTACCAGACAATTACGGTCGAACGGCCCCTGATGAAGAAGAACGGTGAGCCGCAACTGGAAACCAAAGGCAAACGCAAAGGCTTGCCCAAGCCCGACAGCAAACTACGAGACACCGAAGAGGTGCCGCTCGGCGAAGACATCCACGAATACTTTGCACGCGAGGTCAAACCGCACGTCCCCGACGCCTGGATCGACGAGGACAAAACGAAGATCGGCTACGAGATCCCGTTCAACCGTCATTTCTACGTGTTCAAACCACCGAGGGAACTCGATGAGATCGACGCGGAGCTGAAAGGGGTGACCGATCGGATCGTCGCCATGATCGGAGAGCTTTCGCAATGA